The Bacteroides ovatus genomic interval AAATCAAGAACGGTGGTGTTTCTCAGGAACAGTGTTGCGCCAGACGCCAGCTGTAACTTGATCCATTTTATTGGTGGTTCACCTTCAGGATGTTTCACGTCCAACTTCACAGTTGGACTATTGCATGGTTTCCCGGTTATCTGGACTTTGGCAACCTTGGGCTGCTCAACCTGGACTGTCTTGCCTAACTTCTCACTCCACAACTGGTGACGCTGCCAGTTCATGAACTTGTCGTAATTTACACCATAATCAGCACAGAACTCTCGAAGATCTTTGGTCTCGCTGCATAACTGGTAGAGGTCATATACCTCCTGATAGTTTACTTTTTCTTTTGCCATAATCATTCTTGTTAAAGGTTACGGCGCAAAGATATGGCGGCTAACAACTTATGTCAAGGCGGAAAATAGAATGGTTACTTTTCAAATTCGATTCGATTGAATAAGCCATGAACCATCTGATAAGGAATACATAGAAAAATATGTCTAGGTTATATTTCCTATTTAGAACTTCCGGCCAGATATCCCAAACTGGTCACATCTGCCCCCAAGTAATGATTAATGTGCTTCAATGGCACCCTGTACAGAATATCCGGAATTTCCGCCAATAAAGAGAGGTACCTTTCCCTTACTGTCAGCTTGCGGGCATTCATATCCTCTTCCTCTTTAAAGTAAAACTGATACTCCATCAGTTGACGGACCAGATTCGCAAATGAAATTGAAGATGCACACAACTCTTCAATCTCCTCTTCACTGATGTAATAAGCAGCACATTTCGTCAGTGTCTTGATAGAATACTGACTTGAATTATAGCATAACACAGCATCACCCGCAGAGAAAAACCGATTGGTTCTCTCTTCTCCTTCATGAGTGGTATATGTATGCAAAATACCGGAAACAATAATGTACAAGCTCTGCTCTGGCAATGTGGCAGAAGCAA includes:
- a CDS encoding Crp/Fnr family transcriptional regulator, with protein sequence MEAYLKKLCFEYQVDEREVKELLARMEMVYLDKGETIASATLPEQSLYIIVSGILHTYTTHEGEERTNRFFSAGDAVLCYNSSQYSIKTLTKCAAYYISEEEIEELCASSISFANLVRQLMEYQFYFKEEEDMNARKLTVRERYLSLLAEIPDILYRVPLKHINHYLGADVTSLGYLAGSSK